Within Theileria orientalis strain Shintoku DNA, chromosome 4, complete genome, the genomic segment ATACAAACTGAAAGAAAGATAAAGATACCGTATGTGGTAGAGTACCCGACTGACAGAGTCTCAGAGGAGCAGGACATGACGAAGGAAGACGTGGCAAGGTCGATAATGACTGAACTGGGCTTTTTCTACCCAAGGTCCTCCTACACTAGTTTCAAGTACTACGGAGATACGACGAGAACGTTTACCACAGCCGACAAGGATGTTGAAGGTGACGATGCGCTGGGAGGTAGTACGGATTCTAATTTGGCTTCAGGTGACCTGGGAGAGTCTGGTAGGAGAGCACCTGATAAGGTTCTGGTTGGCAGCACTGCCTCCACGGCTGCAACTGCCAATATTAACGCAAGCAGTGGTAGCCATACCAATAACAACGCTAGCGGTGGTAACCATACCAATAACAACTCCGGCAGTGGTAGCCATAGCAACTTTAATGCCGCCAGTGGCAGTTTTAGCAGTAAGGGTCAGTCGGCAAGTTTTAGTGGTACTGGCGATGTTGGCAGTGTCaccgaagaggaagaagagcgCAAAAGCTACCTGGTGAAAACGACGCTGATGACGAAACTGGAcaaaaaggaagaggacTCAGCAGCATCGATACTGGATGAGCAGGAGTCGCCAGTAGTTGGGCACCAGAGAGTGCGGTGGTTCCCAAACTACGTGAGCAGGAGTCTGAGGAAGCTGCACGACTACCTGAAGTACGCAGACCTCATTCTGGACGTACGAGACGGAAGGGTGCCCTTCACGCCCTTCAACGACTACTTTTTCAACATCTTCGAGTCGGAGTTCCCAATGAAGCCGAGAATAACAGTGTTCACGCACGCAGACCTGCTGCCGAGAGTTGGAATAGCGGACTGGCTTAACTACTATCGCAGAATAAATAAGACGATAATGAGGAAGTATAACGAGAACATAGAGGATCCGAGTCAGCGGAGAGTGGAGAACAGGACAATGTTCGTGGACTCGAGGAACGGAGTCAAGGAGATAGTGTACCTGAGGAAGCACATCTACAGGATGACAAGGAGAGTGCGCGAGCGAAGTGTAAGGAGAGGAATGAGGCCGAGAGGAGTCAGAGTAATAGTGGTTGGAATGCCGAACGTGGGAAAATCGTCGCTGATAAACAGGCTGCTGGGCAGGAGAGCGGCGAGGACGACGGGGATGCCAGGGACCACGAGAGACATCAACGTGTACAATGAGCGCGCTCGGCTAAGAGACAATGGAGGCAGTGCTACCATGGGTAGTGTTGGTAGCAATGGAAGTGGTGGCACCATTAGTGATATTGGTGATAGTATTGATAATACTACTGGTAATGGTAATGGTAATGGTGGTGGTTATGTTAATGGTAATGTTAAGAATGCTGGTGGAGCCACTGATACCGCCACTACCGGTAGTAGAAACAGTAGTGGCAATAGTGTTAGGGGTTACAAAAGGCTGGTGTTGATTGACACGCCGGGAATAATAACGCCCCTGATAGACATGGCAAAGCCACTGTTGAACCTGCTGACAACCAGCAGGAGCTGCAACAATGGTAGTACTGGTAGTACTGGCAGCACTGGTAGCACTGCCACTAGGGGGTTGGAAAAGTATAGTAGTCATCGAAATAACAGTGGAAACGTCTTTTCCTACGGAAGTAACTACAACGTGGCCGACAGGCAGACGATGATGTTAATATACTCGGGGCTGAACATCATAGGAGAGTCTGCGTGTGAAGAGGACGAAGTGGCGATCGTGGTCCTCAGAGAGGTCCTGAAGATGCTGACAATTAGGCCGAAGTACATAGAAACGTCGAAGATAAGGAAAAAGTACCCGCTACTAGCGACCATGATTGACAGGTTCATCGCAGGCGCAAACAGGGACTGGCTGGACGTGGAGAGTGAAATAAGCTACAACCTGGACAGAATAGCAACGTGGCTGTTTGGAGGAAACttgagcagctgctgcagcaaGATGCTGAAGGATTTCCGCAGGGGGAAGCTGGGCCACGTGATGCTGCAGGCGCCGCCTTACCTGTCAAGTTTTAGTGCAACCACTAACAccagtagcagtagtgCAACCACCGCCAGTGGTaccagtagtagtaacactACCACCTCTACCactaacacaaatataactGCTAACACTAACGCCATTGGTACTAAAAGTGAAGACGTGCGTAGAGACGCCATTACATTAGAGTACTCCATGGGCGCCTACGAGGGCTGGTAGCTAAATTGAGTCCACCAAGATTAGCCTGTCGTCCTTGGGCCTAGTCTCCCCCGAGGCTTTATTGTCCTCGTCATCAGTTAAGTGCCCACCAGGTTGAATGTCATCATTAGGGTCATTGCAGCTTCCATTAATGTCATCATCTATGCATTTATATATAGGTGTGTATGGATGTGTGTTAGCGTGTGTGTACGGGTGTGtgagtgtgtgtgtacgGGTGAGTGAGTGTGTGTTTGTGCAGTAGATAGTAATTGGGTGGAGGTGTGGCAGCGTGTGTGCCCAAATATGTAGATAATTAAGTAGGCGAAGGTGAGTAAGTGGTAGAAACCTAGCTGGGCCAAGTCGTAAAGCTGGAAAGCAATGGAGGGAACatttttgcgatattttaAAAGCTGCGCCATCAAGTATCTGAGCCTCTTGGAGTTCCTATTTACCCACGAGTAGCACTAAACGAGAATTAAGTCTGAGGGTTGATTGAGAGGGAGAATGGCAATGTATGTTAGCTAAAGACATTACAAATATGGGAATGGAAAAAACACACCTGACGCTGTTGAAACGAGTCGCCTGATGGCAGTATGTAAACGGTTGCGTGAGAGCAGTCCCTGCTGAGCTTGACGCCCATGATGCTGATGCCATGAATGAGCTCAGGGGAGATGTTGTGGCCAATAGGAAGACCGCGTTCTGAAAAGCAGTTAGCGATGGTTGCTGTGTAATGAATCTAGTGGAAGCTATTGTGTGTAAGAAGAGAATGTGGGCgaagaaataataagtaCAACGTACGGCGAGTGAAGATGCTGTCAAAAGCATCTAAAATCTCACGCTGCCGCCTTAATCTGTAAATTTCATATCGTTTGGAAAAGAGTAAAGTGGATTTGTGGTTGTTGTTCAAATGTGTGCCCAGATTACCAGATAGAAACCCATAAGCAATACGAACAAGTAGAATATTGAGAATAAAGAGGGCAAGTTTCATCCACTTTTAaggtaaaaattaaacaatatggtacacaataaaaagttattcataaaataaataaaataaaaaactagTGAGCCATAACTAGGTGGTAAACTGAAAATTGTGATGCCGTAAACACCATGTGTGCAAAATTAAGCAATTACCATGGAATcctatttaaaattctgGATTATGCTACAATTTCACTCAAACGTTAGAAATATCAGTGGAAGGTATCAGTATTCTCACAGGATTCGCTCATAACTAAATgaacttaaaatattacttaTTTTGTTCCAAATACACTGTTCAAGTgcaaattaatttataaaagaaaTACTTCATTAAGCAGTGGAACCGTGATGTCAAGTTAATTCTCAGGCCGCATACGTTCCATTAAAACTCGTGCTCTATTACGACTGAGTGACCCGTAGTTAGTGGCGTAACACGCTCTCGTACACGTAAACAAAACATTAAACTATGCACATTAACGTAGACAAGACAAGCATAAACTCTACCTGAGGAAATTGCTCAGGTAAAGCACATAGGGCAGAATGACGTCCGAAAAGACCCTGCGCCGATTCAAGTCGACGGGCCTGATCAGAAACGACCAGCTGCCGACGCCAATGATGAGCTGGCAGGACACCTGCATCGTGATGAAGCGTAGCGTGTTCGTGTGCTTCAGGAAGAACTGGGCTGTGAACAGTCCCACGAAGTAGACCAGGTATAGCACGAACAGCGTGGGAAAGCGCAGGAGCAGGAACGCCGCCGTCTTCGTCATGAGAAACTGCATC encodes:
- a CDS encoding uncharacterized protein (GTP-binding protein, HSR1-related domain containing protein) codes for the protein MNLRILINRLWNVCIWYAVVESTLGYHRPQPAKVYGTISSKSGEQRFSDCYRQYKLGYVSGHGQWRPQISGVSTNRINRGCNNLNCNDAVKGVDEQGDGIVEEDSGDIGRASEAEYSNSGGNDGEVELFGMMANRDLAEIQTERKIKIPYVVEYPTDRVSEEQDMTKEDVARSIMTELGFFYPRSSYTSFKYYGDTTRTFTTADKDVEGDDALGGSTDSNLASGDLGESGRRAPDKVLVGSTASTAATANINASSGSHTNNNASGGNHTNNNSGSGSHSNFNAASGSFSSKGQSASFSGTGDVGSVTEEEEERKSYLVKTTLMTKLDKKEEDSAASILDEQESPVVGHQRVRWFPNYVSRSLRKLHDYLKYADLILDVRDGRVPFTPFNDYFFNIFESEFPMKPRITVFTHADLLPRVGIADWLNYYRRINKTIMRKYNENIEDPSQRRVENRTMFVDSRNGVKEIVYLRKHIYRMTRRVRERSVRRGMRPRGVRVIVVGMPNVGKSSLINRLLGRRAARTTGMPGTTRDINVRNSSGNSVRGYKRLVLIDTPGIITPLIDMAKPLQTMMLIYSGLNIIGESACEEDEVAIVVLREVLKMLTIRPKYIETSKIRKKYPLLATMIDRFIAGANRDWLDVESEISYNLDRIATWLFGGNLSSCCSKMLKDFRRGKLGHVMLQAPPYLSSFSATTNTSSSSATTASGTNVRRDAITLEYSMGAYEGW
- a CDS encoding uncharacterized protein (ribosome-binding factor A family protein), with the translated sequence MFSLKEDKLMNITVEFNNPFTKFIYLLMPNWAKKIMKKSVLSSNSLKKKREMVHSLRWSGPRSLPHVNALQLFSYEQYEWLYVKWMHSFNRHFYNSTLFEMIVIIFYSSTGTILLGYRHYLTLSETDKGLYIGKTSRLVTMALRFILYPIISLILIMAVGYILLNQGTTGTAGDGAAVGDRAGKSANAMSGAAVKAEQPSVKGDLKSLKKPGKARKNKGQGNKQILWVYWLMMLLCMVDFVGSMFDVFVSLGLETPPYAVHNSLVMQFLMTKTAAFLLLRFPTLFVLYLVYFVGLFTAQFFLKHTNTLRFITMQVSCQLIIGVGSWSFLIRPVDLNRRRVFSDVILPYVLYLSNFLRARWMKLALFILNILLVRIAYGFLSGNLGTHLNNNHKSTLLFSKRYEIYRLRRQREILDAFDSIFTRQRGLPIGHNISPELIHGISIMGVKLSRDCSHATVYILPSGDSFQQRQCYSWVNRNSKRLRYLMAQLLKYRKNVPSIAFQLYDLAQLGFYHLLTFAYLIIYIFGHTRCHTSTQLLSTAQTHTHSPVHTHSHTRTHTLTHIHTHLYINA